A part of Armatimonadota bacterium genomic DNA contains:
- a CDS encoding acyl-CoA dehydrogenase family protein has translation MDFQLTDEQRLLHQTVRDFAAREIRPHAREWDREGRFPLELVPKLAALGLWGMTVPADYGGAGLDMLSTALAIEALAWGDGGIALAVASHNSLCTGHIVYFADEAQKQRYLPLLASGEALGAWCLTEPGAGSDAAAIQTRAVRRGDCWYLSGTKVFITQGSVGGIYVVMAVTDPQRGREGISAFIVERETPGLRVGKKEDKLGVRSSDTAEVVFDECEVPAENLIGRPGQGYHQAMRTLERGRIGIGAMAVGLGRAALQASVEYGQQRRAFGRPIVEHQAIAFMLADMAAELDAAWLLVARAAVLADQGRPFRREASMAKLYASEAAARAAARAVQIHGGYGFIKDYPVERIYRDVKLTEIGEGTSEIQRIIIAKSVLGE, from the coding sequence GTGGACTTCCAGCTCACGGACGAGCAGCGCCTGCTCCACCAGACGGTGCGCGACTTCGCCGCGCGCGAGATCCGGCCGCACGCGCGGGAGTGGGATCGGGAAGGCAGATTCCCCCTGGAGCTGGTGCCCAAGCTGGCCGCGCTGGGCCTGTGGGGCATGACCGTGCCCGCCGACTACGGCGGGGCGGGCCTGGACATGCTGAGCACCGCTCTGGCCATCGAAGCGCTGGCCTGGGGAGACGGGGGGATCGCCCTGGCGGTGGCCTCGCACAACTCCCTGTGCACGGGGCACATCGTGTACTTCGCCGACGAGGCGCAGAAGCAACGCTACCTGCCCCTGCTGGCCTCGGGAGAGGCCCTGGGGGCGTGGTGCCTCACCGAACCCGGCGCCGGCAGCGACGCCGCCGCCATTCAGACGCGCGCCGTCCGCCGCGGGGACTGCTGGTACCTGAGCGGGACCAAGGTCTTTATCACCCAGGGTTCCGTGGGGGGGATCTACGTGGTGATGGCGGTGACCGACCCGCAGCGGGGGCGGGAGGGGATTTCCGCCTTCATCGTGGAGCGGGAGACCCCCGGACTGCGCGTGGGCAAGAAGGAAGACAAGCTGGGCGTGCGCAGCAGCGACACCGCCGAGGTGGTCTTCGACGAGTGCGAGGTCCCTGCGGAGAACCTGATCGGCCGCCCCGGCCAGGGCTACCACCAGGCGATGCGCACCTTGGAGCGGGGTCGCATCGGCATCGGCGCCATGGCCGTGGGGCTGGGGCGGGCGGCGCTGCAGGCCAGCGTGGAGTACGGGCAGCAGCGGCGGGCGTTCGGCCGGCCCATCGTGGAGCACCAGGCCATCGCCTTTATGCTGGCGGACATGGCGGCGGAGCTGGACGCCGCCTGGCTGCTGGTGGCCCGGGCCGCGGTGCTGGCGGACCAGGGACGCCCCTTTCGCCGGGAGGCCTCCATGGCCAAGCTCTACGCCTCCGAGGCCGCGGCCCGCGCGGCGGCCCGGGCGGTGCAGATCCACGGGGGGTACGGCTTCATTAAGGACTACCCGGTGGAGCGCATCTACCGCGACGTCAAGCTCACCGAGATCGGCGAGGGAACCTCGGAGATCCAGCGAATCATCATCGCCAAGTCGGTCTTAGGGGAGTAG
- a CDS encoding RtcB family protein, with translation MMEDARQEIEETAERAGRTPWTRILRKIDDYRWEIPRTYKSGMRVPGLVFADERMLRQIAEEQALEQVANAATLPGIVGYSLAMPDIHWGYGFPVGGVAAFDLDEGVVSPGGVGYDINCGVRLIRTNLREEDVRPHLEELVNVLFRAVPSGVGATGRLKLEAARLDGALKDGARWAVAQGYGRREDLETCEAGGALPQADPDKVSPQAKSRGKAQVGTLGSGNHFLEVQVVDQVYDPAAAEALGLFSGQVVVFIHCGSRGLGHQVCTDYLRVAERANAQKYHIQLVDRQLACVPFRSPEGQDYFGAMCAAANFAWANRQLITHWTREAFERVFGRSERELGMDLVYDVAHNIAKVEEYEVEGRRLRLCVHRKGATRAYPPGHPEIPARYRAIGQPVLIPGDMGRYSFVATGTEEAMRLTFGSTCHGAGRVLGRRAAVRALRGVDVADQLRQRGIIVRAQDRSLLAEEASPAYKDVADVVDVCHHAGISRRVVRARPIGVVKG, from the coding sequence ATGATGGAGGACGCGCGGCAGGAGATTGAGGAGACCGCGGAGCGGGCCGGCCGCACCCCCTGGACCCGTATCCTGCGCAAGATCGACGACTACCGCTGGGAGATCCCCCGCACTTACAAGTCCGGGATGCGCGTGCCCGGCCTGGTCTTCGCCGACGAGCGGATGCTGCGCCAGATCGCCGAGGAGCAGGCGCTGGAGCAGGTGGCCAATGCGGCCACTCTGCCCGGCATCGTGGGCTACTCACTGGCCATGCCCGACATTCACTGGGGGTATGGGTTTCCGGTCGGCGGTGTAGCGGCGTTTGACCTGGATGAGGGCGTCGTTTCACCGGGCGGGGTCGGCTACGATATCAACTGCGGCGTCCGCCTCATCCGCACCAACCTGCGCGAGGAGGACGTCCGTCCCCACCTGGAGGAGCTGGTCAACGTCCTCTTCCGCGCCGTCCCCTCCGGGGTGGGCGCCACCGGCCGCCTCAAGCTGGAAGCCGCCCGCCTGGACGGCGCCCTCAAGGACGGGGCCCGCTGGGCGGTGGCCCAGGGCTACGGCCGGCGGGAGGACCTGGAGACCTGCGAGGCCGGGGGCGCCCTGCCTCAGGCGGACCCGGACAAAGTGAGCCCCCAGGCCAAGTCCCGTGGCAAGGCGCAGGTGGGGACGCTTGGCTCGGGCAACCACTTCCTGGAGGTCCAGGTGGTGGACCAGGTCTACGACCCGGCGGCGGCTGAGGCGCTGGGGCTCTTCTCCGGGCAGGTGGTGGTCTTCATCCACTGCGGCTCCCGCGGGCTGGGCCACCAGGTCTGCACCGACTACCTGCGCGTGGCCGAGCGGGCCAACGCGCAGAAGTACCACATCCAGCTGGTGGACCGGCAGCTGGCCTGTGTCCCCTTCCGTTCGCCGGAGGGGCAGGACTACTTTGGGGCCATGTGCGCCGCGGCCAACTTCGCCTGGGCCAACCGCCAGTTGATCACCCACTGGACACGGGAGGCATTCGAGCGGGTCTTCGGGCGCAGCGAGCGCGAGCTGGGCATGGACCTGGTCTACGACGTCGCCCACAACATCGCCAAGGTGGAGGAGTACGAGGTAGAGGGACGCCGCCTCCGCCTCTGCGTGCACCGCAAGGGGGCCACCCGCGCCTATCCTCCCGGCCACCCCGAGATCCCCGCCCGCTATCGCGCCATCGGGCAGCCCGTGCTCATCCCCGGGGACATGGGCCGCTACTCCTTCGTGGCCACCGGCACCGAAGAGGCCATGCGCCTCACCTTTGGGTCCACCTGTCACGGCGCGGGGCGTGTGCTGGGGCGCAGGGCGGCGGTGCGCGCCTTGCGTGGCGTGGACGTGGCCGACCAGCTGCGGCAGCGGGGGATCATCGTGCGGGCGCAGGACCGCTCCCTGCTGGCGGAGGAGGCCTCGCCGGCCTACAAGGACGTGGCCGACGTGGTGGATGTCTGCCACCATGCCGGGATCAGCCGCCGCGTGGTGCGCGCCCGGCCCATTGGCGTGGTGAAGGGCTAG
- a CDS encoding NifU family protein, whose amino-acid sequence MRARVEEVLDMIRPAVQGDGGDLELVDIVDGIVQLRLVGACVGCMYSMMTLQAGVERILKEYVPEIKAVEAMPF is encoded by the coding sequence CTGCGTGCCCGGGTGGAGGAGGTGCTGGACATGATACGCCCCGCCGTCCAGGGCGACGGCGGCGACCTGGAGCTGGTGGACATCGTGGACGGCATCGTGCAGCTGCGGCTGGTGGGCGCCTGCGTGGGCTGCATGTACTCCATGATGACGCTGCAGGCGGGAGTAGAGCGGATCCTCAAGGAGTACGTCCCGGAGATCAAGGCGGTCGAGGCGATGCCCTTCTAG
- a CDS encoding iron-sulfur cluster assembly accessory protein, with translation MAITQNPVVSISAAAAAKVKELLAQEPDGTHLRLFVSRGGCSGYTYGMTLDTEVQPGDQVVDQHGVRLLLDGLAVRLLRGAQIDYTRSVMGEGFTLRNPNAISTCGCGHSFTTAEDPGEADPCEQAQASGGGQTSGGRT, from the coding sequence ATGGCCATCACTCAGAATCCTGTGGTCAGCATCAGCGCTGCCGCTGCCGCCAAGGTGAAGGAGCTCCTGGCCCAGGAACCGGACGGGACGCACCTGCGCCTCTTCGTCAGTCGGGGCGGGTGCTCCGGCTACACTTACGGCATGACCCTGGACACGGAGGTGCAGCCGGGGGACCAGGTCGTCGACCAGCACGGTGTGCGTCTGCTGCTGGACGGGCTGGCCGTGCGTCTGCTGCGCGGCGCGCAGATCGACTACACGCGGTCGGTGATGGGGGAAGGTTTCACCCTGCGCAACCCCAATGCCATCTCCACCTGCGGCTGCGGTCACTCTTTCACCACCGCCGAAGACCCGGGGGAGGCCGACCCCTGCGAGCAGGCACAGGCCAGTGGCGGAGGGCAGACCTCCGGCGGGCGGACATAG
- a CDS encoding ABC transporter ATP-binding protein, producing MEVRVEGLTKRYGFVTALDGVTQAFPSGALTVIVGPSGCGKTTLLRSLAGFVAPDSGRVWMGERDVTLLPPQVRDCAMVFQNYALWPHMTVFENLAFGLRLRKVPAPDIPRRVREALELVELDRISGIEHRRPRELSGGQQQRVALARAVAVRPQVLLLDEPLSNLDAKIRHRVRVEIRALQRRTGITTIYVTHDQEEAMSIADLVVVMDSGRVAQAGRPEEVYAHPADPFVAEFLGATNVLAATVDSDGLIRPSHRGTLMVRAEDIDLVPLDTVPERATPPPAGTAWADGEVVDVLFLGAGYRAYVRVGDEVLMADHRTPLARGKVRMVIPREKIFVFERPREPGTS from the coding sequence ATGGAGGTCCGGGTCGAGGGTCTGACCAAGCGCTATGGGTTCGTCACCGCCCTGGACGGGGTGACGCAGGCGTTCCCCTCGGGCGCTCTTACGGTCATCGTGGGGCCCTCAGGGTGCGGCAAGACCACGCTATTGCGCAGCCTGGCCGGCTTTGTGGCTCCCGACAGCGGTCGGGTGTGGATGGGCGAGCGAGATGTCACCCTGCTGCCCCCCCAGGTCCGCGACTGTGCCATGGTCTTTCAGAACTACGCTCTGTGGCCGCACATGACTGTCTTCGAGAACCTGGCCTTCGGGTTGCGGCTGCGGAAGGTGCCAGCCCCCGACATCCCTCGACGCGTACGGGAGGCCCTGGAGCTGGTGGAGCTGGACCGCATTTCCGGCATCGAGCACCGCAGGCCGCGTGAACTCTCTGGAGGGCAACAGCAACGCGTGGCCCTGGCCCGCGCCGTGGCGGTCCGCCCTCAGGTGCTGCTGCTGGACGAGCCGCTCTCCAACCTTGACGCCAAGATCCGGCACAGGGTACGCGTCGAGATCCGGGCGCTGCAGAGGCGTACCGGGATCACCACCATTTACGTGACTCACGATCAGGAGGAAGCGATGAGCATCGCCGACCTGGTGGTGGTGATGGATAGCGGCCGCGTGGCGCAGGCCGGACGGCCCGAGGAGGTCTACGCCCACCCTGCCGACCCCTTCGTGGCCGAGTTCCTGGGCGCCACCAACGTACTGGCCGCGACGGTAGACTCAGATGGTCTCATCCGACCATCCCACCGTGGGACGCTGATGGTGAGGGCCGAGGACATCGATTTGGTGCCACTGGACACCGTCCCCGAGCGGGCTACTCCGCCACCGGCTGGAACGGCCTGGGCCGACGGCGAGGTGGTGGACGTGTTGTTCCTGGGCGCTGGATACCGGGCGTACGTTCGAGTGGGAGACGAAGTACTCATGGCCGATCACCGCACGCCGCTAGCTCGGGGGAAGGTGAGGATGGTAATCCCCAGGGAGAAGATCTTCGTCTTCGAGCGCCCTCGGGAACCTGGCACTTCGTAG
- a CDS encoding ABC transporter permease subunit — protein sequence MNAHTVAVLAPAKSHRLSLLGVAGRAALAAALFGVIVGPLAGLVVWSVAERWHWPALIPQEVGLKYWARITRGDLFGALTRGVTIAVITTVLALITAVPVSYAAARRRLPLGPLVLMLFLLPQAFPQLPVFASAAVLFYRWNLAGTVPGVVLIHLVGGLVYAVWTMTAVFRAIGEDLEEAAINLGASLTRTFFHIALPLATPGIVASGILVFIYSLDEFTGTLLVGAPYVTTLPVYMYTASLGYEMQIASVTALVLMAPGLILLLLMERFLRAEYLAFFGRL from the coding sequence GTGAACGCACATACCGTTGCCGTTCTCGCTCCGGCCAAATCGCACAGGCTGAGCCTGCTGGGGGTGGCCGGACGCGCGGCCCTGGCGGCAGCGCTCTTCGGGGTGATAGTGGGCCCCCTGGCCGGCCTGGTAGTCTGGTCGGTCGCGGAGCGCTGGCACTGGCCTGCCCTGATACCCCAGGAGGTCGGGCTCAAGTATTGGGCGCGGATAACCCGCGGCGACCTCTTCGGAGCGCTGACCCGGGGGGTCACCATCGCCGTCATCACCACTGTCCTGGCGCTGATTACCGCCGTACCGGTAAGCTATGCGGCCGCTCGCAGGCGACTGCCTCTGGGGCCGCTGGTGCTGATGCTGTTTCTGCTCCCGCAGGCCTTTCCGCAGCTCCCCGTGTTCGCCAGCGCAGCAGTGCTCTTCTATCGGTGGAACCTGGCCGGCACCGTCCCCGGCGTGGTGCTAATCCACCTCGTGGGCGGATTGGTCTATGCGGTGTGGACCATGACCGCGGTGTTCCGGGCCATCGGGGAGGACCTGGAGGAAGCTGCCATCAACCTGGGCGCCTCGCTCACGCGAACTTTCTTCCACATCGCGCTTCCCTTGGCTACTCCAGGCATCGTCGCCAGCGGGATACTGGTCTTCATCTACTCCCTGGACGAGTTCACGGGTACCCTGCTGGTGGGCGCACCTTACGTCACTACGCTGCCGGTGTACATGTACACGGCCAGCCTGGGCTACGAGATGCAGATCGCGTCGGTGACCGCGCTGGTTCTGATGGCCCCGGGCCTCATCCTGCTGCTCCTCATGGAGCGCTTCCTGCGCGCCGAATACTTGGCTTTCTTCGGCCGGCTGTAA
- a CDS encoding sugar ABC transporter permease, with translation MPRVRPVEQLLWWMAAVPATAVILVGFGVPLLQSLTASLVREGHLTLANYALVYRLYGQDVAYTVLVATAGLTLTFGAGIPLAGYLRLHHAGAIEFLLKVPLFVPFVVVGHAMRIFLAPRGTLLTVLHAMGLVSADASLGFGHGWLGLAVALAWKHLALIVLLLMGAFRAVDESYLEAARGFGASTLRQIWAVLVPMAAPSIALAAVLALTSMLASFSIPLMMSRGSGPQMLMIDLYYRFGQHGDFGVASAIGVVSYLLASGAAYYYLRAVSR, from the coding sequence GTGCCGCGCGTCCGTCCGGTGGAGCAGCTCCTCTGGTGGATGGCCGCCGTGCCTGCCACCGCGGTCATCCTGGTGGGCTTCGGGGTGCCGCTCCTGCAATCGCTTACGGCTTCGTTGGTGAGGGAAGGCCACCTGACCCTGGCCAACTATGCGCTAGTCTACCGACTCTACGGGCAGGATGTAGCCTATACAGTGTTGGTGGCCACCGCAGGCCTGACCCTAACCTTCGGGGCGGGGATTCCGCTGGCAGGCTACCTGAGGCTACACCACGCCGGGGCTATAGAGTTCCTGCTCAAGGTACCTCTGTTCGTGCCGTTCGTGGTGGTGGGCCACGCCATGCGTATCTTCCTGGCCCCGCGCGGCACACTGCTCACGGTACTGCACGCGATGGGGCTGGTTTCGGCGGACGCCAGCCTCGGGTTCGGCCACGGCTGGCTGGGCCTGGCTGTCGCGCTGGCATGGAAGCACTTAGCGTTGATCGTTCTGCTCCTGATGGGCGCTTTCCGCGCCGTGGACGAATCGTACCTGGAGGCAGCGCGGGGATTCGGCGCCAGCACACTAAGGCAGATCTGGGCGGTGCTGGTGCCCATGGCAGCGCCTTCCATCGCACTAGCCGCCGTGCTGGCTTTGACCTCGATGCTGGCTTCGTTCTCTATCCCGCTAATGATGAGCCGCGGTTCAGGCCCTCAGATGCTGATGATCGACCTCTACTACAGATTCGGGCAGCATGGCGATTTCGGGGTAGCCAGCGCTATCGGCGTCGTGTCGTACCTGCTGGCCTCTGGGGCGGCCTACTACTACCTGCGGGCGGTATCTAGATGA